The following proteins are encoded in a genomic region of Variovorax paradoxus:
- a CDS encoding tripartite tricarboxylate transporter substrate binding protein: MKTIPLSRASRRTVLLGVVAFAALHPLAHAAADEAASFPSKPVHIVVPVAAGGSADKLTRLIAERLSVRWGQSVVVENLAGASGTIGAARVAKAPADGYTLLQQGEGLTLNAILFDRLPYDGQKAFAPVIKAVVNPQILVVNPKTGINDFRSYLARAKAQPLSISLGLPGNGGIAHVAHEMIAQDTGAQVNYIPYSGGGPATLDVIAGHVDATLITLAAVTDHVRAGKLRALAVTTAYRSSALPDVPTMAEAGLPGFAVESWQGYFAPAGTPDAVVAKINRDIQAVISAPETRAKLEDMGFRVAGGLPSDMARTLAAERVRYARTIQTAGITLR; this comes from the coding sequence ATGAAAACAATTCCCCTGTCGCGCGCGTCTCGCCGCACCGTGCTGCTGGGCGTCGTGGCCTTCGCGGCGCTCCACCCGCTCGCCCATGCCGCGGCCGACGAAGCGGCCAGCTTCCCCTCGAAACCCGTGCACATCGTGGTGCCGGTGGCCGCGGGCGGCAGCGCCGACAAGCTCACTCGGCTCATCGCGGAGCGCCTGTCCGTACGCTGGGGCCAGTCGGTGGTGGTCGAGAACCTGGCTGGCGCCAGCGGCACCATCGGGGCCGCGCGCGTCGCCAAGGCGCCGGCCGACGGCTACACGCTGCTGCAGCAAGGCGAAGGGCTGACGCTGAACGCCATTCTTTTCGACCGCCTCCCCTACGACGGGCAGAAAGCCTTCGCGCCGGTGATCAAGGCGGTGGTGAATCCGCAGATCCTGGTGGTGAACCCAAAGACCGGGATCAACGACTTTCGCAGCTACCTGGCACGCGCCAAGGCACAGCCGCTATCGATCAGCCTCGGGCTGCCCGGCAACGGCGGCATCGCCCATGTGGCACACGAAATGATCGCGCAGGACACCGGCGCGCAAGTGAACTACATCCCGTACTCCGGCGGCGGCCCTGCCACGCTGGACGTGATCGCCGGCCACGTGGACGCCACGCTGATCACGCTCGCAGCGGTGACCGACCACGTGCGTGCCGGCAAGCTGCGCGCGCTGGCGGTGACCACGGCCTACCGGTCGAGCGCGCTTCCCGACGTGCCGACCATGGCCGAGGCCGGCCTGCCCGGCTTTGCAGTCGAGAGCTGGCAGGGCTACTTCGCGCCCGCAGGCACGCCTGACGCGGTGGTGGCGAAGATCAACCGCGACATCCAGGCCGTGATCTCGGCACCGGAGACCCGGGCGAAGCTCGAGGACATGGGCTTCAGGGTAGCCGGCGGCTTGCCCTCCGACATGGCGCGCACGCTCGCCGCCGAACGCGTGCGCTACGCCAGAACCATTCAGACCGCAGGCATCACCCTGCGCTGA
- a CDS encoding ABC transporter ATP-binding protein, with amino-acid sequence MTAPLLRIEAVEAVYQRSIVALHGVSLDVHAGEIHALLGANGAGKSTTLKAVSNLLPAERGQVTAGRIAFDGHDTGRTSPADLVRLGLVQVLEGRHCFRTLTIEANLLTGGLGRSARRSEAAEDLARVYAIFPKLKDRRRTLAGLSSGGEQQMTAIGRALMSRPRLLVLDEPSMGLAPLVVRDIFEQLRRLNREAGLSILVAEQNSTVALQYADRATVLDAGVAVLGGDAQALRQRTDIQSFYFGEGVAAGAVSEAVA; translated from the coding sequence GTGACGGCTCCCCTGTTGCGCATCGAAGCCGTCGAGGCCGTGTACCAGCGCTCCATCGTCGCGCTGCACGGCGTGAGCCTCGACGTGCACGCCGGTGAGATCCACGCACTGCTCGGCGCCAACGGCGCGGGCAAGTCGACCACGCTCAAGGCGGTGTCGAACCTGCTGCCGGCCGAGCGCGGGCAGGTCACGGCCGGGCGCATCGCCTTCGACGGGCACGACACGGGCCGCACCAGCCCGGCCGATCTGGTCCGGCTCGGCCTGGTGCAGGTGCTCGAAGGCCGTCACTGTTTTCGCACCCTGACCATCGAGGCGAACCTGCTGACCGGTGGGCTCGGCCGCAGCGCGCGGCGCTCGGAAGCCGCCGAAGACCTCGCGCGGGTCTACGCGATTTTTCCGAAACTGAAGGACAGGCGCCGCACGCTGGCAGGCTTGAGCTCGGGCGGCGAGCAGCAGATGACGGCCATTGGCCGCGCGCTGATGTCGCGGCCCCGCCTGCTGGTGCTCGACGAACCCTCGATGGGCCTCGCGCCGCTCGTGGTGCGCGACATCTTCGAGCAGCTGCGGCGGCTCAACCGCGAGGCCGGCCTGTCGATCCTCGTTGCCGAGCAGAACTCTACCGTTGCGCTGCAGTACGCCGACCGTGCAACGGTGCTCGATGCCGGCGTGGCGGTACTTGGCGGCGATGCGCAGGCCTTGCGCCAGCGCACCGATATCCAGTCTTTCTATTTCGGCGAAGGCGTAGCCGCTGGGGCCGTGTCCGAAGCCGTGGCGTGA
- a CDS encoding rhodanese-like domain-containing protein → MSLTELPVETAGNDIASARARAVDAFLAQARSLLRPGAGTPGGALQAVADTLVRLGQRHSLFPAAHFPIDAQRPSQVYRLAEDADGGFALYLSAGLAGKAQPPHDHTTWAVIAGVEGNERNVIYRREKTGDPARDALVQQRTVDVASGNAVVLLPDDVHTIELIDGQDGRHLHFYGRALELLDKRVVFEGTEGGSYRHFAPPKNIRHPVIRPEALKAALSDGEEIALLDVREAGVFVRSHILFAVSAPLWRLEVLIDRLVPRRGTRIVLADADESLAHQAAAKLVRLGWRNVSVLAGGTQGWAASGYELFSGSNVPSKAFGEVIEQKKHTPWISVDDLHQRVERGDDVVVVDSRTPEEFADFSLPFAHSLPGAELVYRIQELAPRPETLVVVNCAGRTRSIVGAQTLIDAGIPNPVVSLKDGTMAWLLAGRKLAHGRAAPLPEPGERTRQEARARGEDVAARAGVRRIDAAEFARFENESDERSLYRFDVRTRQEYEAGHLEGWRWAPGGQLVQATDEYVGTRRARIVLADWDGVRALTTGAWLAQLGGHEVFVLSPPALPVLVLGPEPVRVLSLRAPAPEIAPREAAAALEAGIAVVFDVERRSAYERRHVEGARFAVPDRLQEFVADVPLSQRIVLTSSDGVLARIVAAELGARIGREVHALAGGTQAWAAARLPTGNGPEGVLTGDDDHWYSPYAHVDPARRDAGFKQYLDWEIGLVAQLEREGDVGIRLVEPAAR, encoded by the coding sequence ATGAGCCTCACCGAACTTCCCGTCGAAACCGCAGGAAACGACATTGCCAGCGCCCGTGCGCGCGCCGTGGACGCCTTCCTCGCGCAGGCCCGGAGCCTGCTGCGTCCCGGCGCCGGCACCCCGGGCGGCGCGCTGCAGGCCGTGGCCGATACGCTGGTCCGCCTCGGCCAGCGCCATTCGCTGTTTCCGGCCGCCCACTTTCCCATCGATGCGCAGCGCCCCTCGCAGGTCTACCGGCTGGCCGAGGACGCGGACGGGGGCTTCGCGCTGTACCTGTCGGCCGGCCTGGCGGGCAAGGCCCAGCCGCCGCACGACCACACGACATGGGCCGTGATCGCGGGCGTCGAGGGCAATGAACGCAACGTGATCTACCGCCGCGAAAAGACCGGCGACCCGGCGCGCGATGCGCTGGTGCAGCAGCGCACCGTCGACGTGGCGTCAGGAAACGCCGTCGTGCTGTTGCCGGACGACGTGCACACCATCGAACTGATCGACGGCCAGGACGGCCGCCATTTGCACTTCTACGGCCGCGCGCTCGAACTGCTCGACAAGCGCGTGGTGTTCGAAGGCACCGAGGGCGGCAGCTACCGCCATTTCGCGCCGCCGAAGAATATCCGCCATCCGGTCATCCGCCCGGAGGCGCTGAAGGCCGCGCTGTCCGACGGCGAAGAGATCGCGCTGCTCGATGTGCGCGAGGCCGGCGTGTTCGTGCGCAGCCACATCCTGTTTGCGGTCTCGGCACCGCTGTGGCGGCTGGAGGTGCTGATCGACCGCCTCGTGCCGCGCCGCGGCACTCGCATCGTGCTGGCCGACGCCGACGAGTCGCTCGCGCACCAGGCAGCCGCCAAGCTCGTGCGCCTCGGCTGGCGCAACGTGTCCGTGCTCGCCGGCGGAACGCAGGGCTGGGCCGCCTCGGGCTACGAGCTCTTCAGCGGCAGCAATGTGCCGAGCAAGGCCTTCGGCGAAGTCATCGAGCAGAAGAAGCACACGCCCTGGATCTCGGTCGACGACCTGCACCAGCGCGTGGAGCGCGGCGACGACGTCGTGGTGGTCGACAGCCGCACGCCGGAAGAGTTCGCCGACTTCAGCCTGCCGTTCGCCCACAGCCTTCCGGGCGCCGAGCTGGTCTACCGCATCCAGGAACTCGCGCCCCGGCCGGAGACGTTGGTGGTGGTCAATTGCGCGGGCCGCACGCGCAGCATCGTCGGCGCGCAGACGCTCATCGATGCGGGCATTCCCAACCCGGTGGTCTCGCTCAAGGACGGCACCATGGCGTGGTTGCTGGCGGGCCGAAAGCTCGCGCATGGCCGCGCGGCGCCGCTGCCCGAGCCGGGCGAACGCACGCGGCAGGAAGCCCGCGCCCGCGGGGAAGACGTGGCGGCGCGCGCCGGGGTGCGCCGCATCGATGCGGCCGAATTCGCGCGCTTCGAGAACGAGTCCGACGAACGCTCGCTCTACCGTTTCGACGTTCGCACGCGCCAGGAATACGAAGCCGGTCACCTGGAGGGCTGGCGTTGGGCCCCGGGCGGCCAGCTCGTGCAGGCCACCGACGAATACGTGGGCACCCGCCGCGCCCGCATCGTTCTGGCCGATTGGGACGGCGTGCGTGCACTGACCACCGGGGCGTGGCTTGCGCAGTTGGGCGGACACGAAGTGTTCGTGCTTTCGCCTCCGGCCTTGCCGGTGCTGGTGCTCGGCCCGGAACCCGTGCGCGTGCTGTCGCTGCGCGCGCCCGCACCGGAAATTGCACCGCGCGAAGCCGCCGCAGCCCTCGAGGCGGGCATTGCGGTGGTATTCGATGTGGAGCGCCGCTCGGCCTACGAGCGCCGGCATGTCGAGGGCGCGCGATTCGCGGTGCCCGACCGGCTGCAGGAGTTCGTCGCCGACGTGCCTCTATCGCAGCGTATCGTGCTCACCTCATCGGACGGCGTGCTCGCGCGCATCGTGGCGGCAGAACTGGGGGCGCGCATCGGCCGCGAAGTTCACGCACTGGCGGGCGGCACCCAGGCCTGGGCGGCAGCGCGCCTGCCCACGGGCAATGGTCCCGAAGGCGTGCTGACCGGCGACGACGACCATTGGTACAGCCCCTACGCACACGTCGATCCCGCCAGGCGCGACGCCGGGTTCAAGCAGTACCTGGACTGGGAGATCGGCCTGGTGGCGCAGCTCGAACGCGAGGGCGACGTCGGCATCCGCCTCGTCGAGCCCGCAGCGCGCTGA
- a CDS encoding SidA/IucD/PvdA family monooxygenase: MSSSFTTNPDHAAEEALRLLGPAPANWVPTHDGVDHNVVIVGGGQIGSAFSFALQRAGVGGVSVIDAAAEASQAGVWLTRARMHTLRTLKNLVGPEGPVTALGFQAWYESRHGQEAYAAIDRIPRTAWAEYLDWFRGITGTAVRYGTRLVRFEPVTGAAVPHFRLHLEVGGAPRTDTARKLIFANGVAGSGAPFVPDLLATAVSQGLAAHTGHAIEFAALAGKTVAVIGAAASAFDAAAVALEHGAAAVHLFSRREQIAATPVTRVRGYPGLYDNYLALPDATRWHHAARYRHLGTTPPPDSVQRVLKFPNFHLHLSASWRAAEVRDGKVVASVHDETFRFDFVIAGTGYTHELSQRPELAGVADLVLRWRDRFEPPAQERDEELGAAPYLGAGLEYLEKEPGTAPWLRDIHTYNPGGFASTGLPLGDVPSIRGYVPAVVRRISEDLLLADLALHEARTRADVPADFDETLYADAIWQAGKQRLAA, translated from the coding sequence ATGAGTTCTTCTTTCACAACGAACCCCGACCACGCCGCCGAGGAAGCCCTGCGCCTGCTCGGCCCCGCGCCCGCCAACTGGGTTCCCACGCACGACGGTGTCGACCACAACGTGGTCATCGTCGGCGGCGGCCAGATCGGCAGCGCCTTTTCCTTCGCGCTGCAGCGCGCGGGGGTCGGCGGTGTCAGCGTCATCGATGCGGCGGCTGAGGCGTCGCAGGCCGGCGTGTGGCTCACGCGGGCGCGCATGCACACGCTGCGCACGCTCAAGAACCTGGTCGGCCCCGAAGGCCCGGTCACCGCGCTGGGCTTTCAGGCCTGGTACGAATCGCGGCACGGGCAGGAGGCCTACGCCGCCATCGACCGCATTCCGCGCACGGCCTGGGCCGAGTACCTGGACTGGTTTCGCGGCATCACGGGCACGGCGGTGCGGTACGGCACGCGACTGGTCCGCTTCGAGCCGGTGACGGGCGCGGCCGTGCCGCACTTCAGGCTGCACCTCGAGGTCGGCGGTGCGCCGCGCACCGACACCGCGCGCAAGCTGATCTTCGCGAACGGTGTTGCCGGCAGCGGCGCGCCTTTCGTTCCCGACTTGCTGGCGACCGCCGTGAGCCAAGGCCTCGCGGCCCACACCGGCCATGCGATCGAATTCGCGGCGCTCGCCGGCAAGACCGTGGCCGTGATCGGCGCCGCTGCATCGGCCTTCGACGCGGCCGCCGTGGCACTGGAACATGGCGCGGCGGCCGTGCACCTGTTCTCTCGCCGCGAGCAGATCGCCGCTACGCCCGTGACCCGCGTGCGCGGCTACCCGGGCCTCTACGACAACTACCTTGCGCTGCCCGATGCCACGCGCTGGCACCACGCGGCGCGCTATCGCCACCTGGGCACCACGCCGCCGCCGGACTCGGTGCAGCGCGTGCTGAAGTTTCCCAACTTCCACCTGCACCTGTCCGCGTCGTGGCGGGCCGCCGAGGTGCGGGACGGGAAGGTGGTCGCCTCGGTGCACGACGAGACTTTTCGCTTCGATTTCGTGATTGCCGGCACCGGCTACACGCACGAGCTCTCGCAGCGGCCCGAGCTGGCCGGCGTTGCCGACCTGGTGCTGCGCTGGCGCGACCGCTTCGAGCCGCCCGCGCAGGAACGCGACGAAGAACTCGGCGCGGCACCTTACCTGGGCGCAGGGCTCGAATACCTTGAGAAAGAGCCCGGCACCGCGCCCTGGCTGCGCGACATCCACACCTACAACCCGGGCGGCTTTGCGAGCACCGGCCTGCCGCTGGGCGATGTGCCGAGCATCCGCGGCTATGTGCCCGCGGTGGTGCGCCGCATCAGCGAAGACCTGCTGCTGGCCGACCTCGCGCTGCACGAGGCGCGAACGCGCGCCGACGTTCCAGCGGATTTTGACGAGACACTCTATGCCGACGCCATCTGGCAGGCCGGCAAGCAGCGGCTCGCGGCTTGA